One Elgaria multicarinata webbii isolate HBS135686 ecotype San Diego chromosome 7, rElgMul1.1.pri, whole genome shotgun sequence DNA window includes the following coding sequences:
- the TADA2B gene encoding transcriptional adapter 2-beta isoform X2 codes for MAELGKKYCVYCLAEEDMAAHVGASRTPQEVMEHYVSMYIHGNLGKACIPDIIPNRVTDHTCPSGGPLSPSLTMPLPPLDISVDEQQQLGYMPLRDDYEIEYDQDAEILISGLSVNYDDDDVEIELKRAHVDMYVRKLKERQRRKNIARDYNLVPAFLGKDRRDKEKPSKRKITKEEKELRLKLRSLYQFMSCKEFDDFFENLHKEKVLRTKIRELQRYRRNGITKMEESAEYEAARHKREKRKENKNISTSKRGKEDGKDGEFAAIENLPGFEMLSDREKVLCSSINLSPARYVTVKTIIIRDHLQKRQGIPSKSRLPSYLDKVLKKRILNFLTESGWISRDTS; via the coding sequence gAAGATATGGCTGCTCATGTTGGAGCATCACGAACTCCTCAGGAAGTGATGGAACATTATGTAAGCATGTATATTCATGGTAATCTTGGAAAAGCCTGCATCCCTGACATTATCCCAAACAGAGTGACTGATCACACCTGTCCAAGTGGTGGTCCACTTTCTCCTAGCCTAACCATGCCTCTGCCGCCTCTAGACATATCAGTGGATGAACAACAACAGTTGGGATATATGCCACTGAGAGATGATTATGAGATTGAGTATGACCAAGATGCTGAGATTCTAATTAGTGGACTTTCAGTTAATTATGACGACGATGATGTGGAAATAGAACTAAAAAGAGCTCATGTGGACATGTATGTAAGAAAACTGAAGGAGAGGCAGCGACGAAAGAATATTGCCCGTGACTACAACTTGGTTCCTGCTTTTTTAGGGAAGGATAGACGAGACAAAGAAAAACCTTCAAAACGCAAAatcacaaaagaagaaaaagagctgAGGTTAAAACTGAGGTCGCTTTATCAGTTTATGTCTTGCAAGGAATTTGATGATTTCTTTGAAAACCTGCACAAGGAGAAGGTACTTCGAACCAAGATCAGGGAACTACAACGATATCGACGGAATGGTATAACAAAAATGGAAGAGTCTGCAGAATATGAAGCTGCTAGACATAAacgagagaaaaggaaagaaaataaaaatattagtacttctaagagaggaaaggaagatggAAAAGATGGGGAATTTGCAGCAATTGAAAATCTACCTGGCTTTGAAATGTTATCTGACCGAGAGAAAGTACTTTGTAGCTCTATTAATCTGAGTCCAGCACGTTATGTGACTGTTAAAACTATTATCATTAGAGATCATCTCCAAAAGAGACAGGGCATTCCATCAAAAAGCCGCCTTCCTAGTTACTTGGATAAGGTgctaaagaaaaggattttgaatTTCCTAACAGAAAGCGGTTGGATATCCAGGGATACTTCTTGA